Genomic DNA from Sphingomonas lacunae:
GTGGCGAGGGGCAGGTCAGGCAGATCGCATCCCTCGGCTTCTGCCGCCTTCACCGCCGCGCCGACGATATGGTGGGCCTCGCGGAAGGGTACATTGCGCTCACGGACCAGCCAGTCGGCCAGGTCGGTCGCGGTGCTGAAACCGGTGGCGGCTGCGGCCCGCATCCGTTCGGTCCGGAATGTGGCCGTTTCGATCATGCCGGTCATCGCTGTCAGGCAAAGCTCCAGCAGGTCATGCGCTTCAAAAACCGGCGGCTTGTCGTCCTGCATGTCCTTGGAATAGGCCAGCGGCAGCCCCTTCATCGTGATCATGAGGGATGTGAAACAGCCGATGATCCGGCCGCTATGGCCACGGACCAGTTCCGCCGCGTCCGGGTTGCGCTTTTGCGGCATGATCGAACTGCCGGTCGAATAGGCGTCCGGCAAGGCCACGAAACCAAAGGGCTGGCTCGCCCAGATGACAAATTCCTCGGCCAGTCGCGACAGGTGCAGCGCGCACTGGCTGGCGGCGGACAGATAATCCAGAGCGAAATCGCGGTCAGACACACTGTCCAGGCTATTGTCGGTGGGGCCATCGAAACCAAGCATCGTTGCTGTAACGAAACGATCAGTGTCAAATCCGGTTCCGGCCAGTGCCGCGGCACCCAGCGGGCATCGGTTCAAACGCGCCCTGGCATCGGCAAAACGCGACCGGTCACGATTAAACATCTCAAAATAGGCCATTAAATGGTGGCCGAGGGTGACCGGTTGGGCCACCTGCAAATGGGTGAACCCCGGCATGATGCTCGCCACATGCTCCCCGGCCCGGTCCACCAGAATGCGCAAAAGTCGCTCTAACTGGGTATCTACCTGATCGATCGCATCACGAACCCACAGACGGAAATCAGTGGCAACTTGGTCGTTCCGGCTGCGCGCGGTGTGCAACCGCCCCGCCACCGGCCCGATCAGCTCGGCCAGCCGGCTTTCAACTGTCATGTGAATGTCTTCAAGCGACAGATCCACCGGCACTCCCTGCTCAGCGAACTCGGCTTCGACCTGTACCAGCCCGGCATCGATCGCCGCGACATCCTCGGACGACAATATCCCCTGCTGACCAAGCATCGCCACATGCGCGCGACTGCCGGCGATATCCTGTTGCCAAAGCCGCTTGTCGAAGGGGATAGACGCATTTATTTCACGCATGACCGCCGCGGGGCCTTCCGCAAAGCGGCCACCCCACATCCCGCTCTTGGCTGGAGATTGTCCGTTGCCGTC
This window encodes:
- the argH gene encoding argininosuccinate lyase is translated as MWGGRFAEGPAAVMREINASIPFDKRLWQQDIAGSRAHVAMLGQQGILSSEDVAAIDAGLVQVEAEFAEQGVPVDLSLEDIHMTVESRLAELIGPVAGRLHTARSRNDQVATDFRLWVRDAIDQVDTQLERLLRILVDRAGEHVASIMPGFTHLQVAQPVTLGHHLMAYFEMFNRDRSRFADARARLNRCPLGAAALAGTGFDTDRFVTATMLGFDGPTDNSLDSVSDRDFALDYLSAASQCALHLSRLAEEFVIWASQPFGFVALPDAYSTGSSIMPQKRNPDAAELVRGHSGRIIGCFTSLMITMKGLPLAYSKDMQDDKPPVFEAHDLLELCLTAMTGMIETATFRTERMRAAAATGFSTATDLADWLVRERNVPFREAHHIVGAAVKAAEAEGCDLPDLPLATAKAIDERLDAEVLAALTVEASVASRTSHGGTAPVRVSERIDAARAMLEGGGR